One Mixta gaviniae genomic window carries:
- the fbp gene encoding class 1 fructose-bisphosphatase, giving the protein MKTLGEFIVEKQHDFPHATGELTALISAIKLGAKIIHRDINKAGLVDILGASGVENVQGEQQMKLDLFANEKLKAALKARGIVAGIASEEEDEIVIFEGVENGKYVVLMDPLDGSSNIDVNVSVGTIFSIYRRVTPPGTPVTEADFMQPGNKQVAAGYVVYGSSTMLVYTTGCGVHAFTYDPSLGVFCLSQERMTFPEKGYTYSINEGNYIRFPQGVKKYLKFCQEEDKATHRPYTSRYIGSLVADFHRNLLKGGIYLYPSTASHPSGKLRLLYECNPMAFLAEQAGGKASDGKNRILDLQPEALHQRCPFFVGNDAMVEDVERFIREYPDNHQA; this is encoded by the coding sequence ATGAAAACATTAGGCGAATTTATCGTCGAGAAGCAACACGACTTTCCGCACGCCACTGGTGAACTGACCGCGCTGATTTCCGCTATTAAGCTGGGCGCTAAAATTATTCATCGCGATATTAATAAAGCCGGTTTGGTTGATATCCTCGGCGCCAGCGGCGTGGAAAACGTGCAGGGCGAGCAGCAGATGAAGCTCGATCTGTTCGCCAACGAAAAGCTGAAGGCGGCGCTGAAAGCGCGCGGCATCGTGGCCGGCATCGCTTCTGAGGAAGAAGACGAAATCGTCATTTTCGAAGGCGTGGAAAACGGTAAGTACGTAGTACTGATGGATCCGCTGGACGGCTCGTCCAATATCGACGTAAACGTTTCCGTCGGGACAATTTTTTCTATCTATCGCCGCGTGACGCCGCCAGGCACCCCGGTCACTGAAGCGGACTTTATGCAGCCGGGCAACAAGCAGGTCGCCGCCGGCTATGTGGTCTATGGCTCGTCAACCATGCTGGTTTACACCACCGGCTGCGGCGTCCACGCCTTTACTTACGATCCGTCGCTGGGCGTTTTCTGCCTGAGCCAGGAGCGCATGACTTTCCCGGAGAAGGGTTACACCTACTCCATTAACGAAGGCAACTACATTCGTTTCCCGCAGGGCGTGAAGAAATACCTTAAGTTCTGTCAGGAAGAAGATAAGGCGACCCACCGTCCTTATACATCACGCTATATCGGCTCGCTGGTGGCGGATTTCCACCGCAACCTGCTGAAGGGCGGCATCTATCTCTACCCCAGCACCGCCAGCCACCCCAGCGGCAAGCTGCGTCTGCTCTATGAGTGCAACCCGATGGCGTTCCTCGCCGAACAGGCGGGCGGCAAAGCGAGCGACGGCAAAAACCGTATTCTCGATCTGCAGCCGGAAGCGCTGCATCAGCGCTGCCCGTTCTTTGTCGGCAACGACGCGATGGTCGAGGATGTCGAGCGCTTTATCCGCGAATATCCGGATAATCATCAGGCCTGA
- the tamA gene encoding autotransporter assembly complex protein TamA → MTCLLIAAPAAQAANIRLQLEGLTGDLQKNVRARLSTIDTDEVTADGRFRARVKKAIEEGLRALGYYEPDIDFESRPAPAQGGRPVLIARVSAGEPVKIAGSTIILRGDARNDADYQQWVKEGRPKNGTILNHGKYDSFKSGFTNLALRNGYFDGDFKKSQLGVSVERREAYWDLDYDSGKRYRFGDVSFEGSQIREEYLQNLVPFKKGDYYSSRDLAELNRRLSATGWFNSVVVAPEFDKTTPDKVLPLSGVVSPRTENTIETGIGYSTDVGPRLKTTWRKPWVNSRGHSLTTSANISAPEQQLDFSYKVPLLKNPLEQYYLVQGGLKRTDLNDTKADSTTLALSRYWDNSSGWQKAVNLRWSLDHFTQANVTNTTMLIYPGVSVNRTRSRGGLMPTWGDSQRYSVDISDTTWGSDVDFLVLQAQNVWIRTLADRHRFVARGNLGWIETNDFEKVPPDLRFFAGGDRSIRGYKYKGISPRDDDGKLTGASKLATGSLEYQYNVTGKWWGAVFVDSGEAVNDIKQSNFKTGAGIGVRWQSPVGPIKFDLARPIGDKEEHGLQFYIGLGPEL, encoded by the coding sequence ATGACCTGTTTGCTGATTGCCGCGCCTGCCGCTCAGGCAGCCAATATCCGCTTACAGCTTGAAGGGTTAACCGGGGATCTGCAGAAAAACGTCCGGGCAAGGCTATCCACCATCGATACTGATGAGGTCACTGCGGATGGACGTTTCCGCGCGCGCGTAAAAAAAGCGATAGAAGAAGGCTTGCGCGCGCTGGGCTACTACGAGCCTGATATCGATTTTGAAAGCCGTCCGGCGCCCGCGCAGGGCGGCAGACCGGTGCTGATCGCGCGGGTGTCGGCCGGCGAGCCGGTGAAAATCGCCGGCAGCACCATTATCCTGCGCGGCGACGCGCGCAACGATGCCGACTATCAGCAGTGGGTAAAAGAGGGAAGGCCAAAAAACGGCACCATCCTCAATCATGGCAAGTATGACAGCTTCAAAAGCGGTTTCACCAATCTGGCGCTGCGCAACGGCTACTTTGACGGCGATTTTAAGAAAAGCCAGCTGGGCGTTTCGGTTGAGCGTCGCGAAGCCTACTGGGATCTCGATTACGACAGCGGCAAACGCTACCGCTTCGGCGATGTGAGCTTCGAAGGCTCGCAAATCCGCGAAGAGTACCTGCAAAACCTGGTGCCGTTTAAAAAAGGCGACTACTACAGCTCGCGCGATCTGGCGGAGCTGAATCGCCGCCTGTCGGCCACCGGCTGGTTTAATTCGGTGGTGGTAGCGCCGGAGTTCGATAAAACCACGCCGGATAAAGTGCTGCCGCTCAGCGGCGTGGTCTCGCCGCGTACGGAAAACACCATTGAAACCGGTATCGGCTACTCCACGGATGTCGGCCCGCGCCTGAAAACCACCTGGCGCAAGCCCTGGGTTAACTCACGCGGCCACAGCCTGACCACCAGCGCCAACATCTCCGCCCCGGAGCAGCAGCTCGATTTCAGCTATAAAGTGCCGCTGCTGAAAAATCCGCTGGAACAGTACTATCTGGTGCAGGGCGGGCTGAAGCGCACCGATCTTAACGATACCAAAGCGGATTCCACGACGCTGGCGCTGTCGCGTTACTGGGATAACAGCTCCGGCTGGCAGAAAGCGGTTAACCTGCGCTGGAGCCTGGATCACTTTACCCAGGCTAACGTCACCAATACCACCATGCTGATCTATCCCGGCGTCAGCGTTAACCGCACCCGCTCGCGCGGCGGTCTGATGCCCACCTGGGGCGATTCGCAGCGCTACTCCGTTGACATTTCCGATACCACCTGGGGCTCCGACGTCGATTTCCTGGTGTTGCAGGCGCAAAACGTCTGGATCCGCACGCTGGCGGATCGCCACCGCTTCGTGGCGCGTGGCAACCTCGGCTGGATCGAAACCAACGACTTCGAAAAAGTGCCGCCCGATCTGCGCTTCTTCGCCGGCGGCGACCGCAGCATCCGCGGTTATAAATATAAAGGCATCTCGCCGCGCGACGACGACGGCAAGCTGACCGGTGCCTCCAAACTGGCGACCGGATCGCTGGAGTATCAGTACAACGTGACCGGCAAGTGGTGGGGCGCGGTGTTCGTCGATTCCGGCGAAGCGGTTAACGATATCAAGCAGAGCAACTTCAAAACCGGCGCCGGCATCGGCGTTCGCTGGCAGTCGCCCGTGGGGCCGATCAAGTTCGATCTGGCGCGCCCCATCGGCGATAAAGAGGAACATGGATTGCAGTTTTACATCGGACTGGGGCCTGAACTATGA
- a CDS encoding DUF441 domain-containing protein has product MTAYASVLILIVLGGLSLLVHNTAVTISIAILLLLKVTPLSHFFPYVEKQGLTLGIIILTVGVMAPLASGSLPASTLLKSFLDWKSLLAIAVGILVSWLGGRGVTLMSSQPTIVGGLLIGTIIGVSLFRGVPVGPLIAAGLVSLFIFNK; this is encoded by the coding sequence ATGACGGCCTATGCCTCTGTTTTAATCTTAATTGTACTCGGCGGCCTTAGCCTGCTGGTGCATAACACGGCGGTGACTATCTCTATCGCCATTTTACTGTTGCTGAAGGTAACGCCGCTTTCCCACTTTTTCCCCTACGTGGAGAAACAGGGTTTGACCCTGGGGATCATCATTTTAACCGTGGGCGTCATGGCGCCGCTGGCCAGCGGCTCGCTGCCGGCCAGCACGCTGCTGAAATCGTTTCTCGACTGGAAATCGCTGCTGGCGATTGCGGTAGGGATCCTGGTTTCCTGGCTTGGCGGCCGCGGCGTAACGCTGATGAGCAGCCAGCCGACCATTGTCGGCGGGTTGCTGATCGGCACCATTATCGGCGTGTCGCTGTTTCGCGGCGTGCCGGTGGGGCCGCTGATCGCCGCCGGTCTGGTTTCGCTGTTTATTTTCAATAAATAG
- the tamB gene encoding autotransporter assembly complex protein TamB, with protein MKLWKKVLIGILIFLAVLLGGVLLLVGTTPGLHLLLNGAARWVPGLSIKQVDGGWRNLTLKGVQYEMPGVTVNAGEFHLAVQLGCLKNSAFCVNDLALKDVNVAVDSSKMPPAGEPPPEEESGSGEISTPYPITLRHLSLHNINVKVDDTAISLLDFTSGLQWQDRALTLTPTHIQSLLVALPKAAQVADEQVVQPKVQQPAPQEKPLGETLKAMFAQPLLPSMPDFRLPLDIEVQEIVGEQLRLTGDTDLAVNRLLLKAKTQDRLLQLQTLDIDSPQGQVKANGEARLADNWPVDFTLNGALNVEPLKGEKIKMTLGGAMRQQLQLALNLSGPLNAQLDGQTELATAGLPLQLKLTSPQLRWPLTGATQYQADNLDFSFSGKATDYVMSLRAALKGEAIPPAGLALDGKGNVEQFSLDKLRLSALKGHADLSGLVDWSKAISWRSELTLSGINTAQQYPDWPATLDGKITTRGSLYGGSWQMRVPELQLRGKVKQNAVSADGTLYGNSYNQWNIPGIKLVLGRNNLNVKGELGEALNLDATVDAPHLDNALPGLGGVAKGTIKARGTLQAPQLLADLTATGLRWQELNIARVRLEGDVRSSDRVAGKLALRVDRLKQAALTINRLTLDADGDEKKHQLKLQVDGDPVSGQLALNGSFDRQQQRWQGTLNNTVFNTPVGEWRLTRAMSIDYLNARQTATIGAHCWRNPNAQLCVPQPIEAGPEGHARVELNRFDLAMLRPFLPDETQLVGVFNGDADVSWRSDGSLPTGRVALKGRGVKVTQDVQGNALPIAFDTLNLNAGLRDGRAELDWLLRIANNGQFDGKVQISDPQNRRSLAGNININNISLALLNPALMRGEKIAGLLNSSLRLGGDLQRPQVYGQLGLRNVDVDGSFMPVDLTSASLNMVFNGMSSTLEGLIQTAKGEINLNGDADWSQLDNWRARIAARGDRVRVTVPPMVRMDVSPDLTFEASPVAFNLDGRVDVPWARIIVQEVPQSATGVSSDEVLLDENLKPVAPQTAAIPINSNLIIHVGDDVRLSAFGLKAKLNGDLKLVQDKRGLGLNGQINIPSGRFHAYGQDLLVRKGELQFAGPPDQPYINLEAIRNPEATEDGVTAGLRVTGLADEPKAEIFSDPAMSQQEALSYLLRGQGLDTDGDSNALTSALVGLGVAQSGQVVGKIGETFGVSNLALDTAGVGDSQQVQVSGYVLPGLQVKYGVGIFDSLATLTLRYRLMPKLYLEAVSGIDQALDLLYQFEF; from the coding sequence ATGAAGCTGTGGAAAAAGGTCCTGATCGGGATTCTGATCTTTCTGGCGGTGCTGCTGGGCGGCGTGCTGCTGCTGGTGGGCACCACGCCCGGCCTGCACCTGTTGCTGAACGGCGCGGCGCGCTGGGTGCCGGGGCTGTCCATCAAACAGGTGGACGGCGGCTGGCGCAACCTGACGCTGAAGGGCGTGCAGTATGAGATGCCGGGCGTGACGGTTAACGCGGGCGAATTCCATCTGGCGGTGCAGCTCGGCTGTCTGAAAAACTCCGCCTTCTGCGTTAACGACCTTGCGCTGAAGGATGTCAACGTGGCGGTCGACAGCAGTAAAATGCCCCCCGCCGGCGAGCCGCCGCCGGAAGAGGAGAGCGGTTCCGGCGAGATCAGCACCCCTTATCCGATCACGCTGCGCCATCTCAGCCTGCATAATATCAATGTCAAAGTCGACGATACCGCCATTTCGCTGCTGGACTTTACCAGTGGGCTACAGTGGCAGGATCGCGCGCTGACGCTGACCCCAACCCATATTCAGAGCCTGCTGGTGGCGCTGCCGAAAGCGGCGCAGGTCGCCGACGAGCAGGTGGTGCAGCCGAAGGTCCAGCAGCCTGCGCCGCAGGAAAAACCGTTGGGCGAAACGCTGAAGGCGATGTTTGCGCAGCCGTTGTTACCTTCCATGCCCGATTTCCGCCTGCCGCTTGATATCGAGGTGCAGGAGATTGTCGGCGAACAGCTGCGCCTGACCGGCGATACCGATCTGGCGGTGAACCGGCTGCTGCTGAAGGCGAAAACCCAGGATCGCCTGCTGCAGCTGCAAACGCTGGATATCGATTCGCCGCAGGGGCAGGTAAAAGCCAACGGCGAGGCGCGGCTGGCGGATAACTGGCCGGTCGATTTCACCCTCAACGGCGCGCTCAACGTAGAGCCGCTGAAAGGGGAGAAGATCAAAATGACCCTCGGCGGCGCGATGCGTCAGCAGCTTCAGCTGGCGCTCAACCTTTCCGGCCCGCTCAACGCGCAGCTGGATGGTCAGACCGAACTGGCAACCGCCGGGCTGCCGCTACAGCTCAAGCTGACCAGCCCGCAGCTGCGTTGGCCGCTGACCGGCGCGACGCAGTATCAGGCCGATAATCTCGACTTCAGCTTTAGCGGCAAAGCGACCGACTATGTCATGTCGCTACGCGCGGCACTGAAGGGCGAGGCAATCCCTCCCGCCGGGCTGGCGCTGGACGGCAAGGGCAACGTTGAGCAGTTCAGCCTGGATAAGCTGCGTCTTTCGGCGCTGAAGGGCCATGCCGATCTCAGCGGTCTGGTGGACTGGAGCAAAGCGATCAGCTGGCGCAGCGAACTGACGCTCAGCGGCATCAATACCGCCCAGCAGTATCCCGACTGGCCGGCTACGCTGGACGGCAAAATCACTACCCGCGGCAGCCTCTACGGTGGTAGCTGGCAGATGCGCGTGCCGGAACTGCAGCTGCGCGGCAAGGTGAAGCAAAACGCGGTCTCCGCCGACGGCACCCTGTACGGCAACAGTTATAACCAGTGGAATATCCCCGGCATCAAGCTGGTGCTGGGCCGTAACAACCTGAACGTTAAGGGCGAGCTGGGCGAGGCGCTGAATCTGGATGCCACCGTCGACGCGCCGCATCTCGATAATGCGCTGCCCGGCCTTGGCGGCGTGGCGAAAGGCACCATTAAGGCGCGCGGCACGCTGCAGGCGCCGCAGCTGCTGGCGGATCTCACGGCGACCGGCCTGCGCTGGCAGGAATTGAACATTGCCCGCGTCCGGCTGGAGGGCGATGTGCGCTCCAGCGATCGCGTGGCCGGCAAGCTGGCGCTGCGCGTCGATCGGTTGAAGCAGGCGGCGTTGACCATCAACCGCCTGACGCTGGATGCCGATGGCGACGAGAAAAAGCACCAGCTGAAGCTGCAGGTGGATGGCGATCCGGTTTCCGGCCAGCTGGCGTTGAACGGCAGCTTCGATCGCCAGCAGCAGCGCTGGCAGGGTACGCTGAACAACACTGTCTTCAATACCCCGGTCGGCGAATGGCGCCTGACGCGCGCCATGTCGATTGACTATCTGAACGCCCGCCAGACCGCCACCATCGGCGCACACTGCTGGCGCAACCCGAACGCGCAGCTTTGCGTGCCGCAGCCGATTGAGGCGGGGCCGGAAGGGCATGCGCGCGTTGAGTTGAATCGCTTTGACCTGGCGATGCTGCGCCCCTTCCTGCCTGACGAAACGCAGCTGGTGGGCGTGTTCAATGGCGATGCCGACGTCAGCTGGCGCAGCGACGGCTCGCTGCCGACCGGCCGCGTAGCGCTGAAGGGACGCGGCGTGAAGGTGACGCAGGATGTGCAGGGCAACGCGCTGCCGATCGCTTTCGATACCCTGAACCTCAACGCCGGCCTGCGCGACGGCCGCGCTGAACTGGACTGGCTGCTGCGTATCGCCAACAACGGCCAGTTCGACGGTAAAGTGCAGATCAGCGATCCGCAAAACCGCCGCAGCCTGGCGGGCAATATCAACATCAACAATATTTCGCTGGCGCTGCTGAATCCGGCGCTGATGCGCGGCGAAAAGATTGCGGGACTGCTCAACAGTAGCCTGCGCCTGGGTGGCGATCTGCAGCGTCCGCAGGTTTATGGCCAGCTGGGGCTGCGCAACGTCGACGTTGACGGCAGCTTTATGCCGGTCGATCTCACCAGCGCCAGTCTCAATATGGTGTTCAACGGCATGAGTTCGACGCTGGAAGGCCTGATTCAGACAGCGAAAGGGGAGATCAATCTTAACGGCGACGCGGACTGGAGCCAGCTCGATAACTGGCGCGCCCGCATCGCCGCGCGCGGCGATCGCGTACGGGTTACAGTACCGCCGATGGTGCGCATGGATGTCTCGCCGGATCTCACCTTCGAGGCATCGCCCGTCGCGTTCAATCTTGATGGCCGTGTCGATGTTCCCTGGGCGCGTATTATCGTGCAGGAGGTGCCGCAGAGCGCGACCGGCGTCTCTTCCGATGAGGTGCTGCTGGATGAGAACCTTAAGCCGGTGGCGCCGCAAACGGCAGCGATCCCGATCAACAGCAATCTGATTATCCATGTCGGCGACGATGTGCGGCTCAGCGCCTTCGGCCTGAAGGCGAAGCTGAACGGCGACCTGAAGCTGGTGCAGGATAAGCGCGGCCTGGGGCTGAACGGCCAGATCAACATTCCGTCCGGCCGCTTCCACGCCTATGGACAGGATCTGCTGGTGCGCAAGGGCGAGCTGCAGTTCGCCGGGCCGCCGGATCAGCCCTATATCAACCTGGAAGCGATCCGTAATCCGGAGGCGACTGAGGATGGCGTGACCGCCGGTCTGCGCGTCACCGGCCTGGCGGACGAGCCGAAAGCGGAGATTTTCTCCGACCCGGCAATGTCGCAGCAAGAGGCGCTTTCCTACCTGCTGCGCGGCCAGGGGCTGGATACCGACGGCGACAGCAACGCGCTGACTTCCGCTCTGGTCGGTTTAGGGGTTGCACAAAGTGGGCAGGTTGTGGGTAAAATCGGCGAGACCTTTGGCGTCAGTAATCTTGCCCTTGATACTGCCGGCGTTGGCGACAGCCAGCAGGTGCAGGTCAGCGGCTATGTGCTGCCGGGTCTACAAGTAAAATATGGGGTTGGCATTTTTGATTCACTGGCGACATTAACCTTGCGTTATCGCCTGATGCCCAAACTCTATTTGGAAGCAGTGTCCGGCATCGACCAGGCACTCGATTTGCTCTATCAGTTTGAGTTTTAG
- the ppa gene encoding inorganic diphosphatase encodes MSLNLVPAGKDLPEDIYVIIEIPANADPIKYEVDKESGALFVDRFMSTAMFYPCNYGYINHTLSLDGDPVDVLVPTPYPLQPGSVIRCRPVGVLKMTDESGEDAKLVAVPHTKLSKEYDHIKDVNDLPELLRAQITHFFEHYKDLEKGKWVKVDGWDNAEAAKEEIRTSFERAAKK; translated from the coding sequence ATGAGTTTGAACCTGGTTCCAGCCGGTAAAGACCTGCCAGAAGATATCTATGTCATCATCGAGATCCCGGCCAATGCCGATCCGATCAAATATGAAGTAGATAAAGAATCTGGCGCGCTGTTCGTTGACCGCTTTATGTCGACCGCTATGTTCTATCCGTGCAACTACGGCTACATCAACCACACCCTCTCCCTGGATGGCGATCCGGTTGACGTGCTGGTTCCGACCCCTTACCCGCTGCAGCCGGGTTCAGTGATCCGCTGCCGTCCGGTCGGCGTGCTGAAAATGACTGACGAATCTGGCGAAGACGCCAAGCTGGTTGCGGTACCGCATACCAAGCTGTCTAAAGAGTACGATCACATCAAAGATGTGAACGACCTGCCGGAACTGCTGCGTGCGCAGATCACCCACTTCTTTGAACACTACAAAGATCTGGAAAAAGGCAAGTGGGTTAAAGTCGACGGCTGGGATAACGCTGAAGCGGCTAAAGAAGAGATCCGCACCTCTTTCGAACGCGCGGCGAAGAAGTAA
- the yjgA gene encoding ribosome biogenesis factor YjgA, producing MTKHPEEWLDDVPDNHEEEDEEIIWVSKSEIKRDAEELKRLGAEIVELGKNSLDRLPLDEELRDAIELAQRIKKEGRRRQLQLIGKLLRARDPDPIYQALDKLKNRHNQQVALFHKLEAMRDRLVEQGDDAIAEVLNLYPHADRQQLRSMIRNAQKEKAANKPPKAYRQIFQYLRELAETV from the coding sequence ATGACGAAACACCCCGAAGAGTGGCTCGACGACGTACCGGATAATCACGAAGAAGAAGATGAAGAGATCATCTGGGTCAGTAAGAGTGAGATTAAACGTGACGCCGAAGAGCTGAAACGCCTCGGCGCGGAGATAGTGGAACTGGGGAAAAACTCCCTCGACCGCTTGCCGCTGGACGAAGAGCTGCGTGACGCCATTGAGCTGGCGCAGCGCATTAAGAAAGAGGGCCGCCGCCGTCAGCTGCAGCTGATCGGCAAACTGCTGCGCGCGCGCGATCCCGATCCGATCTACCAGGCGCTGGATAAGCTGAAGAACCGGCATAACCAGCAGGTGGCGCTGTTCCACAAGCTGGAAGCGATGCGCGATCGTCTGGTGGAACAGGGCGACGACGCGATTGCCGAGGTGCTGAACCTCTACCCACACGCCGATCGTCAGCAGCTGCGCAGCATGATCCGCAACGCGCAGAAAGAGAAAGCAGCCAATAAGCCGCCCAAGGCCTATCGGCAGATCTTCCAGTATCTGCGCGAACTGGCGGAAACGGTCTGA
- the mpl gene encoding UDP-N-acetylmuramate:L-alanyl-gamma-D-glutamyl-meso-diaminopimelate ligase has product MRIHILGICGTFMGGLAMLARAMGHEVTGSDANVYPPMSVLLENQGIDLIQGYDASQLDPAPDLVIIGNAMTRGNACVEAVLERNIPYMSGPQWLHDFVLRDRWVIAVAGTHGKTTTAGMTAWILQACGLEPGFVIGGVPGNFSVSATLGKSPFFVIEADEYDCAFFDKRSKFVHYCPRTLILNNLEFDHADIFDDLRAIQKQFHHLVRIVPGQGKILLPEHDANLKQVMAMGCWSEQESVGEHGRWQAKKLTPDASRWEAWLDGERVAEVNWSLVGEHNMHNGLMAIAAARHVGVKPEDAGRALDEFINARRRLELRGEANGIKVYDDFAHHPTAILATLAALRSKVGGTARILAVLEPRSNTMKLGVSKEDLAPALGRADEVFLYQPHHIPWQVAEVADACIQPAFWSADIDALVETIAKHAHSGDYILVMSNGGFGGIHQKLLDRLGK; this is encoded by the coding sequence ATGCGTATTCATATCCTTGGTATCTGTGGCACCTTTATGGGCGGGCTGGCGATGCTGGCGCGCGCGATGGGCCATGAAGTCACCGGCTCCGACGCCAATGTTTATCCGCCGATGAGCGTGCTGCTTGAGAATCAAGGCATTGATTTGATTCAGGGTTATGACGCCAGCCAGCTCGATCCGGCGCCGGATCTGGTGATTATCGGCAACGCGATGACGCGCGGCAACGCCTGTGTCGAAGCGGTGCTGGAACGCAACATCCCCTATATGTCCGGGCCGCAGTGGCTGCATGATTTCGTGCTGCGCGACCGCTGGGTGATTGCCGTTGCCGGCACCCATGGAAAAACCACCACCGCCGGCATGACAGCGTGGATTCTACAGGCCTGCGGGCTGGAACCGGGCTTTGTGATCGGCGGCGTGCCGGGGAATTTCTCAGTCTCCGCCACTTTAGGAAAAAGCCCATTCTTCGTGATTGAGGCGGATGAGTATGACTGCGCCTTTTTCGATAAGCGCTCTAAATTCGTTCACTACTGCCCGCGCACGCTGATCCTCAATAACCTTGAGTTCGACCACGCCGATATTTTTGACGATCTGCGCGCGATCCAGAAACAGTTCCACCACCTGGTGCGCATCGTGCCGGGGCAGGGCAAAATTCTGCTGCCGGAGCATGATGCCAACCTGAAGCAGGTGATGGCGATGGGCTGCTGGAGCGAGCAGGAGAGCGTCGGCGAACATGGTCGCTGGCAGGCGAAAAAGCTGACGCCGGACGCGTCGCGCTGGGAAGCCTGGCTGGATGGCGAACGCGTCGCGGAAGTGAACTGGTCGCTGGTCGGCGAACATAACATGCATAACGGCCTGATGGCGATCGCGGCGGCGCGCCATGTCGGCGTGAAGCCGGAAGACGCCGGACGCGCGCTGGATGAGTTTATCAACGCCCGTCGTCGCCTGGAGCTGCGCGGCGAAGCGAACGGCATCAAAGTGTACGATGATTTCGCGCATCACCCGACGGCGATTCTGGCGACGCTGGCGGCGCTGCGCAGCAAGGTCGGCGGCACCGCGCGCATCCTCGCCGTGCTGGAGCCGCGCTCCAACACCATGAAGCTTGGCGTCAGCAAAGAGGATTTGGCCCCCGCGCTGGGCCGCGCCGACGAAGTGTTCCTCTATCAGCCGCACCACATTCCGTGGCAGGTGGCGGAAGTGGCGGACGCCTGCATTCAGCCCGCCTTCTGGAGCGCCGATATCGATGCGCTGGTAGAGACCATCGCTAAGCACGCGCATTCGGGCGACTATATTCTGGTGATGAGTAACGGCGGCTTTGGCGGCATTCATCAGAAGCTGCTGGATCGCCTGGGGAAATAG
- a CDS encoding gamma-glutamylcyclotransferase family protein: protein MRIIVYGSLRRKQGNSHWMTNAQWLGDHQIEGYDLYNLGHYPGVVPGEGSVYGEVYRIDASTLGELDALRTSGGEYKRQLIQTPYGSAWLYVYQRSVAGLTRISSGDWLQRDEVSSGE, encoded by the coding sequence ATGCGAATAATTGTCTACGGCAGTTTACGGCGCAAACAGGGAAACAGTCACTGGATGACAAACGCGCAGTGGCTCGGCGATCATCAGATTGAGGGCTACGACCTTTACAACCTTGGCCACTATCCCGGCGTCGTGCCGGGAGAAGGCTCGGTGTATGGGGAAGTTTACCGGATTGACGCCAGTACGTTAGGCGAACTGGACGCGCTTCGAACCAGCGGCGGCGAATACAAGCGCCAGCTGATTCAGACGCCGTACGGCAGCGCCTGGTTGTATGTGTATCAACGTTCGGTCGCCGGGCTGACGCGCATCTCAAGCGGCGACTGGCTGCAAAGGGATGAGGTCTCATCCGGGGAATAA